The genomic region GCCTCCACCGAAAGGCGTGGTAGGTGCGCCGCCGTCCGGCCTCGGCCACGAACCGATAGAGCCATTCCAGCCAGCGAAGGAGAACGGGCGCGCGCGAAGATCCCTGCGTGACAAAATCGCAAACGGTGATGACGAGCCGGCCGTGCTCGGGAGCAATATATCGATCGACCCATTTCTCCTGTTTCAAGCTCTGGATCTTCACGAGAAGAATGTCGGGCTGGAGCGCGCGCACTTTATCGAGCGCGTTCGCCTGGTCGGAAAAGCCACCGACAGCGATGAACTGGTGCCAGGGTGCGTGGCTGCGGAAATTCTCGGCAGCGTGTTCCGCAACATGACGGTGCGATCCGACCAGCGCGACACGCATCGGCTTTTCGATATAGGTCAGGAGCGCGGGCACGAAGGCCATCGCATCCCGACTGCTCGGAAACATGCGGTCGGTCACGATCGCATGCCACTTGGGCCGGGAGACGACCGTGTCGGCGAATGCCAAGGCATCGGCCCAACCAAACTCGCGAGGCGGCGCGCTGGAAGTGATCCGCTTGGACGCGGCGACGGCAATGCGCGAAACGACGTTCATCGTGATCCGCCTTCGGTCCTGCTGACCGAATCGGCGCCAGACCATTGCCAAGTGCGCCCTGCCGTATCGATGATCGAGGCGGAACTTGCCCTCGGCGCGATAGAAGAGACCGGTATCGGAAACATGTTGCCACACGGGATGAGAGACTATTTTTTCACTTTAGCCGCTTGCAGTGAAACGGCGTTTAAGGCTCTCATTCAAAAGCCGTTTTCCGGATTCAACATCTGTTTAGGAAGTTTTGCTGTAGTGCCTTCCGGCTATCTATGCGAACGGGTCTCAAGATGACGCCGAACGGTCAGGACATCACCGTCTATTTCCAGACCGAGCGGGAAGATGCGGCGGACATCGAACTTGTGGTCGTCGTGCTGACTTTCCGCCGGCCCGAACACATCGTCAAAACGCTGAAAACCATTGTTTCGCAACGGCCTGATGTGCCTTTGGCGACCGTCGTCGTCGAAAACGACGCGGAGGGGCTGGCTGGCGCCCAGGCGGCGAAAGATTTCTTTCTCGGGCACCCGTCCGATTCCGCAGTTGTCGTCGTTCGCCGCCGCGGACACGCCCATGCGTGCAATGCCGGATGGGCGACGGCGCTCGATCTCTATCCAAACCTCCGCGCGCTCGCCGTCATCTATGACGATGAAGTTGCCGCTCCGGAATGGCTCGATTGCCTCGTTGCCGTCCAGGAAATCCATAGGGCGGATATCGTCGGCGGGCCGCAACTCCCCGTCTTCGAGGATCCGCACGAGCAGAAGTGGAAGCGGCACCCCGTTTTCACGCCTCCTTATAATGAGAGCGGACCGGTACCGACCGTCTATTCGGCAGGCAATGTCCTTATAGCCCGGCCGGTGCTCGACGGGATGGCCCAGCCGTTTCTGGATCCGGCGCTCAATGTCGTCGGCGTCGGCGACGCGGAGTTCTTTGATCGATGCAAGGCGAAGGGGTTCACGTTTGCCTGGGCAACGGAAGCCTGGGTCGCGGAAACGGTTCCAGTTTATCACACGACGAGGTCGTGGATCCGCGCCCGCAGTCTCGAGAACGGCGCGATCTCGGCACTCCTGGAGCATCAGCGCGATCCGACATTCTCCGGTCGGTTGAGAGCGCTCGGTAAATCCCTTGCGCTCATCGCCACCGCTCTGCCGGTCGGTCTCAAGCTTTGGGCGGAGACCGGGCTTGCCGCCGCAAGTCTCTATCCGCTCTATGTCGCGGTCGGCCGGCTGACGGCGAAGATCGGCTCCGCCGACGCGCAAGACCGGACGCCTACTGCATGATTCCTTAAATCGGATTCGATTTACAAGAAATTCAAAGTTCTCCAGCGACCTTTGCGCGTCTGGTTAGACGCGGCGGCGCTGTAACGTCACCTGAATGCCGGCTCGGAAGCGCCGCTACCAGCAATCAATGGCTGCTGGACGTGGCCTTGACGGCACCTTCGGGAATCTTGTCCGCCGCGACGTTCCCGTTCTTGTCGACTACGGGGACCGGCTTTTGATATGGCCTGTTCTGGCTGTTGGCGACGCGCTCGACATCATCCTTGGTGAGATATTCGAGCTGTTCCACCAGAACCTCGGTAATCACCTCGTTGCCGAGCTTCTTGTTCAGCCCATCCTTCACCGCGACCTTAAAGGTCGGCAGATCGAACGATCCGGTGTCGGCGAGATCGACGAATTTCGAGCCGACGAGCATGTCATAAAGCTCGTCCGTCACGACCTGCCGAAGCGGTGCGTGCAGCTTCGCGATGCCTTCCTTGGTGGCCGAAAAGGACAGCTTGGCAAGGAAATATCCCTGCACTGCCCCTTCCTTGATGACCGGGACCGTGATGATTTCCCCCGGTATGTATTCCTCGGATGCGCGTCTGTCCGCGTCGGCCTCCGACATAACAGGCGCGGAAGCGTATTGCATCGAGAAATAGACGGATCCGAGCGTAACCGCGCAGACCCAGACCCCGGTGAGAACGAGCT from Sinorhizobium garamanticum harbors:
- a CDS encoding WecB/TagA/CpsF family glycosyltransferase, which codes for MNVVSRIAVAASKRITSSAPPREFGWADALAFADTVVSRPKWHAIVTDRMFPSSRDAMAFVPALLTYIEKPMRVALVGSHRHVAEHAAENFRSHAPWHQFIAVGGFSDQANALDKVRALQPDILLVKIQSLKQEKWVDRYIAPEHGRLVITVCDFVTQGSSRAPVLLRWLEWLYRFVAEAGRRRTYHAFRWRPMERDRDLANASGPPNHFDPRAYRGARLISHE
- a CDS encoding glycosyltransferase, which translates into the protein MTPNGQDITVYFQTEREDAADIELVVVVLTFRRPEHIVKTLKTIVSQRPDVPLATVVVENDAEGLAGAQAAKDFFLGHPSDSAVVVVRRRGHAHACNAGWATALDLYPNLRALAVIYDDEVAAPEWLDCLVAVQEIHRADIVGGPQLPVFEDPHEQKWKRHPVFTPPYNESGPVPTVYSAGNVLIARPVLDGMAQPFLDPALNVVGVGDAEFFDRCKAKGFTFAWATEAWVAETVPVYHTTRSWIRARSLENGAISALLEHQRDPTFSGRLRALGKSLALIATALPVGLKLWAETGLAAASLYPLYVAVGRLTAKIGSADAQDRTPTA